A genome region from Cryptococcus tetragattii IND107 chromosome 13, whole genome shotgun sequence includes the following:
- a CDS encoding plasma-membrane proton-efflux P-type ATPase: protein MSDHEKVGHTEEVPTKESSLENKVQGEEVPATGADEPKKKREYKEMEHKTEGDLHAKVDMNTIQFTAADLYDKDKVDIEHVVMEEVYQLLQCTDAGLTETEATERIGIFGPNKLEEKSENVILQFLSFMWNPLSWVMEGAALVAIALSNGGGTPPDWQDFVGIVLLLFVNSTIGFVEERNAGNAVKALMDSLAPKARVKRDGQWKEIESAELVPGDLIAFKHGDVCPSDCRLVEAIDVSMDQAALTGESLPVGKHEGDECFSGSTCKQGEAEGIVIATGPNTFFGRAATLVGQDNDQVGHLQQVLARIGTFCLVSIGIFVLLEILIMYADFRFPYRRGLNNILVLLIGGIPIAMPTVLSVTLAVGAQQLAKHKAIVTRITAIEELAGVTILCSDKTGTLTTNKLTIDKENVKCYSKWDVEGVCLLAAYASRTENQDAIDGCVVGTLPDPNQARAGIKLLDFKPFNPVDKRTEITYRDDMDGGKLKRATKGMTGIIIELCSRGKTNELEDQLEADVEEFARRGLRALAVAYEDVLGDDPSAEGNGFELVGLLSIFDPPRSDTKKTIDDAMALGVKVKMVTGDQLAIAKETGRRLGLGDHMYPAKVLKEGPEPGSKHANLDEMIMDADGFAGVFPEHKFEIVKRIQNLGHLCAMTGDGANDAPALSRANVGIAVEGATDAARGAADIVLTEPGLSTIVHAIYGSRVIFQRMRNYAIYACAVTIRIVLCFAIMVFAWQFDFPPFMVLIIAVLNDGTIMTLSLDRVLPSTTPDSWDLAEVFSFGVAYGVYLSASTIALYATMENTTFFEDRFGVEPLKGNSYGGHMVIYLQVAIISQALIFVTRSHGPSWTERPSVALMMAFCLAQLVSSIIAAYADWSFSEVHSVSGGWIGIVWVWNIVWYFPLDGIKFIMKKTVIAALQRRKARKAGPVVPEAGLQRAPSRHESLYSNRTNFLTRTANRLRGGAKISMSQNELQRFSSIQAQQSGAALTRAHSRPAA from the exons ATGTCTGACCACGAAAAAGTCGGTCACACCGAGGAGGTTCCTACCAA GGAGTCCTCTCTTGAGAACAAGGTGCAGGGCGAGGAGGTCCCCGCTACTGGTG CCGATgagcccaagaagaagcgagagTACAAGGAAATGGAGCACAAGACAGAAGGTGACCTCCACGCAAAGGTTGACATGAACACC ATCCAATTCACTGCTGCCGACTTGTacgacaaggacaaggttGATATTGAGCACGTTGTTATGGAGGAGGTCTATCAGCTCCTCCAATGTACCGATGCTGGTCTTACCGAGACTGAGGCTACCGAACGTATCGGTATTTTCGGTCCTAACAAACTTGAAGAGAAGTCCGAGAA CGTCATCCTCCAATTCCTTTCTTTCATGTGGAACCCTCTCTCCTGGGTTATGGAGGGTGCTGCCCTCGTCGCCATCGCCCTTTCTAACGGTGGTGGTACTCCCCCTGACTGGCAAGATTTCGTCGGtatcgtccttcttctttttgttaACTCTACTATTGGTTTCGTTGAGGAACGTAACGCTGGTAACGCTGTCAAGGCTCTCATGGACTCTCTTGCCCCCAAGGCTAGGGTCAAGCGAGACGGCCaatggaaggagattgagtCTGCCGAGCTTGTTCCTGGAGACCTTATCGCTTTCAAGCACGGTGACGTCTGCCCCTCTGACTGTCGACTGGTTGAGGCCATTGATGTTTC CATGGACCAAGCTGCTCTTACTGGTGAATCTCTTCCGGTCGGCAAGCACGAGGGTGACGAGTGTTTCTCCGGTTCCACCTGTAAGCAAGGTGAGGCTGAGGGTATTGTCATTGCCACCGGTCCCAACACTTTCTTCGGTCGTGCTGCCACTCTTGTCGGTCAGGACAACGACCAAGTCGGTCACTTGCAGCAGGTTCTTGCCCGTATCGGTACTTTCTGTCTTGTCTCCATCGGTATCTTCGTTCTCCTCGAGATCTTGATCATGTACGCCGACTTCCGATTCCCTTACCGACGTGgtctcaacaacatccTTGTCTTGCTCATTGGTGGTATCCCCATTGCCATGCCTACTGTCTTGTCCGTCACCCTTGCCGTCGGTGCCCAGCAGCTCGCCAAGCACAAGGCTATCGTTACTCGTATCACTGCTATTGAAGAGCTTGCCGGTGTCACCATCCTCTGTTCTGACAAGACCGGTACTCTCACCACCAACAAGCTTACCATTGACAAGGAGAATGTCAAGTGCTACTCTAAGTGGGACGTTGAGGGTGTCTGTCTCCTCGCTGCCTACGCTTCCCGAACCGAGAACCAGGATGCCATTGACGGCTGTGTTGTTGGTACCCTTCCCGACCCCAACCAGGCTCGTGCTGGTATCAAACTCCTTGACTTTAAGCCTTTCAACCCCGTTGACAAGCGTACCGAAATCACTTACCGAGACGACATGGACGGTGGCAAGCTTAAGCGTGCTACCAAGGGTATGACTGGTATCATCATTGAACTCTGTAGCCGTGGCAAGACCAACGAGCTTGAAGACCAACTTGAGGCTGATGTTGAGGAGTTTGCTCGACGTGGTCTCCGTGCTCTCGCTGTCGCTTACGAGGATGTTCTTGGTGACGACCCCTCCGCTGAGGGTAACGGTTTCGAGCTTGTCGGTCTTCTTTCTATCTTCGACCCCCCTCGATCCGACACCAAGAAGACTATTGACGACGCTATGGCTCTCGGTGTCAAGGTTAAGATGGTTACTGGTGACCAGCTTGCCATTGCTAAGGAAACCGGTCGACGACTTGGTCTTGGTGACCACATGTACCCCGCTAAGGTTTTGAAGGAAGGTCCCGAGCCTGGTAGCAAGCACGCCAACCTTGACGAGATGATCATGGACGCCGATGGTTTCGCCGGTGTCTTCCCTGAGCACAAGTTCGAGATTGTCAAGCGTATCCAGAACCTTGGTCACCTTTGTGCCATGACTGGTGACGGTGCCAACGATGCCCCTGCTCTTTCTCGTGCCAACGTCGGTATCGCTGTTGAAGGTGCCACTGACGCTGCCCGAGGTGCTGCCGACATTGTCCTTACTGAGCCCGGTCTTTCTACTATCGTTCACGCCATTTACGGTTCTCGAGTTATCTTCCAGCGTATGAGGAACTATGCCATCTACGCTTGTGCGGTTACCATCCGTATTGTCCTCTGCTTCGCCATCATGGTCTTCGCCTGGCAGTTCGACTTCCCTCCCTTCATGGTCCTGATCATTGCAGTTCTTAACGACGGTACCATCAtgactctctctcttgaccgagttcttccttctacGACCCCTGACTCTTGGGACCTTGCCGAAGTTTTCTCTTTCGGTGTCGCTTACGGTGTCTACCTCTCTGCCTCTACCATTGCTCTCTACGCTACCATGGAGAACACCACTTTCTTCGAGGACAGGTTCGGTGTTGAGCCTTTGAAGGGTAACTCTTACGGTGGTCACATGGTTATCTACCTCCAGgttgccatcatctctcagGCTCTTATCTTCGTCACCCGATCTCACGGCCCTTCATGGACTGAGCGACCTTCCGTTGCTCTTATGATGGCGTTCTGTCTTGCTCAGCTcgtctcttccatcatcgctGCCTACGCCGACTGGAGCTTCAGTGAAGTCCACTCCGTCTCTGGTGGCTGGATTGGTATTGTCTGGGTCTGGAACATTGTGTGGTACTTCCCTCTCGATGGCATTAAGTTCatcatgaagaagactgttATCGCTGCTCtccagaggaggaaggccCGAAAGGCCGGCCCTGTCGTCCCCGAGGCTGGTCTCCAACGTGCCCCTTCTCGACACGAGTCTCTCTACTCCAACCGAACCAACTTCCTTACCCGAACCGCCAACCGACTCAGGGGTGGTGCCAAAATCTCCATGTCTCAGAACGAGCTTCAACG attctcttccattcaGGCTCAGCAGTCTGGTGCTGCCCTTACCCGTGCCCACTCTAGGCCCGCGGCGTAA